A genomic window from Candidatus Kouleothrix ribensis includes:
- a CDS encoding FAD-binding oxidoreductase — protein sequence MTDLPAALAAWQQLLGPEHVISATAALAAAQTATFATHQRIPALIRPASRAELQACVRIAARYQVPLCPISQGKNWGYGSRVPATDGCVLAELGRMNRILDYDEKLAYVTLEPGVTFQQLYDFLARAGSNLMINATGSAPDTSVIGNTLERGVGAGPYADRAQYVCNLEVVLPGGELIHTGYGRFDTPLAPLHAAGVGPQLAGMFTQSSYGIVTRMTVWLAPRPAYFHTLYFRLGQAARLPALIDALQQLKLAGPPQAQYSLWNDYKLLATVQQYPWQAAGGRTPLPDELRAGLCAQLDVAAWNGFGGLYSCSRRHGRAERDLVARALKGKADNLTFVSDTRAQLARVLSRPLRWLSDYNIVKATRSHDRSASPWFGVPSGNLSSAYWRKATPVPATPDPDADGCGVIWCSPCVPFDGRQVAEACAISERVLLAHQFEPNIALIGVTPRVVYAIVSLIYDRAVPGEDQRARACHDTLLRELVGRGYLPYRLGLQSIGGLPPAHDDDAQLHGRLRAALDPHGILAPGRYDA from the coding sequence ATGACCGACCTACCAGCCGCGCTTGCGGCGTGGCAGCAGCTGCTTGGCCCCGAGCATGTGATCAGCGCTACCGCCGCGCTTGCGGCCGCGCAGACTGCCACATTTGCCACGCACCAGCGCATCCCCGCGCTGATCCGGCCGGCCAGCCGCGCCGAGCTGCAGGCCTGTGTGCGCATCGCCGCGCGCTACCAGGTGCCACTGTGCCCAATCAGCCAGGGGAAGAACTGGGGCTATGGCTCGCGTGTGCCGGCCACCGATGGCTGTGTGCTGGCCGAGCTCGGGCGCATGAATCGCATCCTCGACTATGACGAGAAGCTGGCATATGTTACACTTGAGCCAGGCGTAACATTCCAGCAGCTGTACGACTTTCTGGCGCGGGCAGGCTCGAACCTGATGATCAATGCGACCGGCAGCGCGCCCGATACCAGCGTGATCGGCAACACGCTCGAGCGCGGTGTTGGCGCCGGGCCATATGCCGACCGGGCGCAGTATGTGTGTAATCTCGAGGTGGTGCTGCCGGGTGGCGAGCTGATCCACACTGGCTACGGCCGCTTCGATACGCCGCTGGCGCCACTGCACGCCGCCGGGGTTGGGCCGCAGCTGGCCGGCATGTTCACACAATCGAGCTATGGGATTGTGACGCGTATGACCGTGTGGCTGGCACCCAGGCCGGCCTACTTTCACACGCTGTACTTTCGGCTGGGCCAGGCCGCGCGTCTGCCCGCGCTGATCGACGCGCTGCAGCAGCTGAAATTGGCCGGCCCGCCGCAGGCCCAGTATTCGCTGTGGAATGACTACAAGCTGCTGGCGACTGTGCAGCAGTATCCCTGGCAGGCGGCCGGTGGCCGCACGCCGCTGCCCGATGAACTGCGCGCCGGCCTGTGCGCACAGTTGGATGTGGCGGCCTGGAATGGCTTTGGCGGGCTGTATTCGTGTAGCCGCCGGCACGGCCGCGCCGAGCGCGACCTGGTGGCGCGCGCGCTGAAGGGCAAGGCCGACAACCTGACGTTTGTGAGCGACACGCGCGCACAGCTGGCACGTGTGCTCAGCCGGCCGTTGCGCTGGTTGAGCGACTACAATATCGTGAAGGCTACCCGCTCGCACGATCGCAGCGCCAGCCCGTGGTTCGGCGTGCCGAGCGGCAATCTGTCCAGCGCATACTGGCGTAAGGCTACGCCCGTCCCGGCCACGCCCGACCCCGACGCCGACGGCTGTGGGGTGATCTGGTGCAGCCCGTGCGTGCCGTTCGATGGGCGCCAGGTGGCCGAGGCCTGCGCGATTAGCGAGCGCGTGCTGCTCGCGCACCAGTTCGAGCCGAATATCGCGCTGATTGGCGTGACGCCGCGCGTGGTGTATGCGATTGTCTCGCTGATCTATGATCGGGCCGTGCCCGGCGAAGACCAGCGCGCGCGCGCGTGCCACGACACGCTGCTGCGCGAGCTGGTCGGGCGCGGCTACCTGCCCTACCGGCTGGGCCTGCAGTCGATCGGCGGGCTGCCGCCTGCGCACGACGACGACGCGCAGCTGCACGGCCGGCTGCGGGCCGCGCTCGACCCACACGGCATTCTGGCACCTGGGCGCTACGACGCATAG